The following is a genomic window from Pan paniscus chromosome 18, NHGRI_mPanPan1-v2.0_pri, whole genome shotgun sequence.
gggggcgggcgggagggagggTGCCTCAGCGGGGGCTGCTGCGCTGCCTGCAggcccctgccccacctcccgACCCCACTGCCCCACCTGTCGCAGACCCAGCCCCGGCTGCTCATGGGCCGCTTGCAGTGGCTGCAGTTGACGTGCAGGGTGGTGGAGGCCTGGTTGAGGCAGCTGACGGCGCGGCTGGTGCTCAGCTTGACCACCTCGTTGGACACGTTCCAGAGGCGGAAGCGCTGCAGCAGGTCGATGTAGGAAGTGTACCAGTGCTCCTGGGGGAGGGAGCGCCCGGCAGTCAGGATCTGGGTGCCAGGGGCGGCGCTGCAGGGGGGGAGGCCCCACCCACCACACACCTGGGTCTGCTCGTCGATGTCCTTGCGCACCCGTTCACCCAGGACGATGAGCaccgacacagccatctgcaCGTCGCCCTGCTCAGCGTAGAAGTGCAGCATGTCGCGCACCAGCACGCCGAAGAAGTCGGGCGGCAGGCGGCTGTCGTAGAGCGCGTGTGAGACAGACAGGAGCGAGAAGGAGGAGTCCACGGGGGCCAGGGAGGCCACATCCGCCTCGCTGCCGCTCACGTGCGGGGAGTCGGCCTTGTCCTGCAGGTGCTCGGGCCCGGGAGGCGTGTCCACGATCTCGTGGCGCAGCGGAAAGGCCTCCTGCGGCAGCACGCACTCAGGGTCCTCGGCTGGAAGGCAGGGACCAGCGGAGGCTCTGAGTCTGTCCTCCATCCGCCTCTGAACCCCACCCTGCCCGGACCCCCACTCACGGTGCGCGTGTTCCGGATCCAGCAGGTACAGCTCGTCCTCCTCACCTTCCACGTCACCCAGCAGGTAGTCGGCAGGTACGTCGCTGCCCTCGGTTTCCTCGTTATCTGCCCGACAATGGGGCGGGCATTCAGGGTCGTCTGGGACACCCCCACCCCTCTCCCATCAGCACCCCTACCCACCCCAGCCTACCCTCATTGGTGATGAGTGTGGCCGAGGAGTCGAGCAGAACTGTGTCGCTCCGTGCATCTCCTTTGCTGCGGTCCAGCCGCGTCTCACTGCCCAACCCTGGGGCCATATCCTTCAGGTTGAAACTGGGGGCAGGAAGGGCCCATGGGTGGGTGGGCTCgagcagccccagcccctggggaGAGCTGCCCCCGGCATCTACCTGTTCATGAGCGGGAGGCCACAGGAGCCACCCTTGCCCACACTGTGGTTGAGGTTTGCAGTGGGCACTAGGCCAGGGCTGCAGTAGATGATCCGCAGCATGGTCCACGTTTGCGCCACCTAGGGGCGGGCATTGGTCACTTGTGGGCGTCCTGGACACCCAGCACCCCATGCAGGTCCCTCTCTGCCTGGACAGTCACAAGCCCTCAGCATTCAGCTGCCCTCAGTACCCAATGTCCAGGCCCACCCCAGGTAGGAAAGCTGAGGCTCATGGGAAAGACAAAAACCCCAGTCCCCGCCCTACAGCAGCACAGAGGAAAACAGAATTGGGCAGTGGGGACTTGCGGGGCAGCTAGAGATGGGCATGGGAACGGCAGCTCACGGCTCCACCGCTGCTGGTGCCTGGAGAGCTCCACAAGCAAGGGGGGAAGAACAGAGAGCTTGAGTCACACGACTCCCGAGACCGCCGCCCCTCAGAGGACAGTCCCGGGTCTGGCCCACCCTGGAGCCCTGGCCCTGTGTGATCCTGACATCCTCAGCTACCAAGGCAAGGCCTGTTGGTGCGACTGGCTGGAGTCCATTGCGGAGCTTGAGGTGGGGTGAGCGCAGCTGACGGAGGAACCAGCCCCTGCCCTGAGGTCGTGGCCCAGGGACCCCCAGGCTCAGCACCTACCTACCTGGTTGCGGCCAAGCTCTCGAGCCACCTTTGCGTTGTGGTCACAGAGCTCGGCCAGTGGCCGGCCAGCCAGCGCATAACGCTCAGCTGTGTCCACAAACCAGCGCATGCCGCCGCCACCTGGCTCCGTCTCAAAGACACTGAGGGCGCTGGAAGCGAGGCCTGCGAAGGGCTCGGCAGGGTCCAGCTTGCGCTTAAAGAAGATGGGGTGGCGCCGGTCGCCAGTGTAGGGCTTGCGCCCCGACTCGGCAGCCACGAGGCTCTCCTTGGCGGCGAAGGCCAGGTCCCCGAAGAGGCCGTAGCAGAGGCCCTCGGGGTTGGCGCGCTCGACGGGCTGGCTGGCGTCGCGGAACAGGTGCTGGCACAGCGAGCTGTCCTTGGAGCCAGACAGCAGGAAGGAGGGGTCGTGGGGGTGGCGCCAGGCGATTCCCGTGGTGACGTCTCGGTGTTCCTCAAACAT
Proteins encoded in this region:
- the WDR24 gene encoding GATOR2 complex protein WDR24 isoform X1; protein product: MEKMSRVTTALGGSVLTGRTMHCHLDAPANAISVCRDAAQVVVAGRSIFKIYAIEEEQFVEKLNLRVGRKPSLNLSCADVVWHQMDENLLATAATNGVVVTWNLGRPSRNKQDQLFTEHKRTVNKVCFHPTEAHVLLSGSQDGFMKCFDLRRKDSVSTFSGQSESVRDVQFSIRDYFTFASTFENGNVQLWDIRRPDRCERMFTAHNGPVFCCDWHPEDRGWLATGGRDKMVKVWDMTTHRAKEMHCVQTIASVARVKWRPECRHHLATCSMMVDHNIYVWDVRRPFVPAAMFEEHRDVTTGIAWRHPHDPSFLLSGSKDSSLCQHLFRDASQPVERANPEGLCYGLFGDLAFAAKESLVAAESGRKPYTGDRRHPIFFKRKLDPAEPFAGLASSALSVFETEPGGGGMRWFVDTAERYALAGRPLAELCDHNAKVARELGRNQVAQTWTMLRIIYCSPGLVPTANLNHSVGKGGSCGLPLMNSFNLKDMAPGLGSETRLDRSKGDARSDTVLLDSSATLITNEDNEETEGSDVPADYLLGDVEGEEDELYLLDPEHAHPEDPECVLPQEAFPLRHEIVDTPPGPEHLQDKADSPHVSGSEADVASLAPVDSSFSLLSVSHALYDSRLPPDFFGVLVRDMLHFYAEQGDVQMAVSVLIVLGERVRKDIDEQTQVCGGWGLPPCSAAPGTQILTAGRSLPQEHWYTSYIDLLQRFRLWNVSNEVVKLSTSRAVSCLNQASTTLHVNCSHCKRPMSSRGWVCDRWGSGVGRWGRGLQAAQQPPLRHPPSRPPPGATAAPACVPSATT
- the WDR24 gene encoding GATOR2 complex protein WDR24 isoform X2, producing the protein MEKMSRVTTALGGSVLTGRTMHCHLDAPANAISVCRDAAQVVVAGRSIFKIYAIEEEQFVEKLNLRVGRKPSLNLSCADVVWHQMDENLLATAATNGVVVTWNLGRPSRNKQDQLFTEHKRTVNKVCFHPTEAHVLLSGSQDGFMKCFDLRRKDSVSTFSGQSESVRDVQFSIRDYFTFASTFENGNVQLWDIRRPDRCERMFTAHNGPVFCCDWHPEDRGWLATGGRDKMVKVWDMTTHRAKEMHCVQTIASVARVKWRPECRHHLATCSMMVDHNIYVWDVRRPFVPAAMFEEHRDVTTGIAWRHPHDPSFLLSGSKDSSLCQHLFRDASQPVERANPEGLCYGLFGDLAFAAKESLVAAESGRKPYTGDRRHPIFFKRKLDPAEPFAGLASSALSVFETEPGGGGMRWFVDTAERYALAGRPLAELCDHNAKVARELGRNQVAQTWTMLRIIYCSPGLVPTANLNHSVGKGGSCGLPLMNSFNLKDMAPGLGSETRLDRSKGDARSDTVLLDSSATLITNEDNEETEGSDVPADYLLGDVEGEEDELYLLDPEHAHPEDPECVLPQEAFPLRHEIVDTPPGPEHLQDKADSPHVSGSEADVASLAPVDSSFSLLSVSHALYDSRLPPDFFGVLVRDMLHFYAEQGDVQMAVSVLIVLGERVRKDIDEQTQEHWYTSYIDLLQRFRLWNVSNEVVKLSTSRAVSCLNQASTTLHVNCSHCKRPMSSRGWVCDRCHRCASMCAVCHHVVKGLFVWCQGCSHGGHLQHIMKWLEGSSHCPAGCGHLCEYS